The Halofilum ochraceum genome includes a region encoding these proteins:
- a CDS encoding cytochrome c1, with amino-acid sequence MIKRIALIAAVLFPLSGFAAGGGAQGAYWEQPNVNLDNEASLQRGAQLFVNYCMGCHTAKYHRWMHVSEDLDIPADVVEANLIWTTDESGKKDQVGTLMKNAMSKEYGSDVFGKAPPDLTLTARERGPGWIYNYLQTFYVDESSPTGVNNAVLAGASMPHVMWELQGFQRPVYTEDSDGEKHIESFELVQKGSMSPEEFDRAMNDLVNFMVYLGEPARMDRTAIGGWVILFLLVFLGFAYVLKKEYWKDVH; translated from the coding sequence ATGATCAAGCGAATCGCACTGATCGCGGCGGTCCTGTTCCCACTGAGTGGATTCGCCGCCGGCGGCGGCGCGCAGGGCGCCTACTGGGAGCAACCGAACGTCAACCTCGATAACGAGGCATCGTTGCAGCGTGGCGCGCAGTTGTTCGTGAACTACTGCATGGGCTGCCACACCGCGAAGTACCATCGGTGGATGCATGTCTCCGAGGATCTGGATATCCCGGCGGATGTGGTCGAAGCGAATCTGATCTGGACCACCGACGAAAGCGGCAAGAAGGATCAGGTCGGTACCCTGATGAAGAACGCCATGAGCAAGGAATATGGTTCGGACGTCTTCGGCAAGGCGCCGCCGGATCTGACGCTGACCGCCAGGGAGCGCGGACCCGGCTGGATCTACAATTACCTGCAGACATTCTATGTCGACGAATCGTCGCCGACCGGCGTGAACAACGCCGTGCTCGCCGGCGCGTCGATGCCGCACGTGATGTGGGAACTGCAGGGATTCCAGCGTCCGGTTTACACGGAAGACTCTGATGGCGAAAAGCACATCGAGTCGTTCGAGCTGGTCCAGAAAGGGTCCATGTCGCCGGAAGAATTCGATCGCGCCATGAACGATCTCGTGAACTTCATGGTCTACCTCGGCGAGCCGGCCCGGATGGACCGCACCGCGATTGGCGGCTGGGTCATCCTCTTCCTGCTGGTCTTCCTCGGCTTCGCCTATGTCCTGAAGAAGGAATACTGGAAGGACGTCCACTGA
- a CDS encoding glutathione S-transferase N-terminal domain-containing protein codes for MRMTVTHRSVMTLFSSPDSVFSHRARIVLAEKDIQAVIQQIDGGQPAEDLYDLNPYGSLPTLVDRDLALYDSRVIVEYLDERFPHPPMMPVDPVSRAHARLALYRVETDWYTLLDDLETGEKSRRDKARTALRDSISAAADVFAARPFFLSEEFSMADAWIAPILWRLPHWGVKLPKQASAVEAYAERIFAREGFRRSLSEAERTLR; via the coding sequence ATCCGCATGACGGTAACGCACCGCAGCGTAATGACGCTGTTTTCTTCGCCCGATTCGGTCTTCAGCCATCGTGCACGCATCGTTCTGGCCGAAAAGGACATACAGGCCGTGATCCAGCAGATCGACGGCGGTCAGCCGGCCGAGGATCTGTACGATCTGAATCCGTATGGATCGCTGCCGACCCTGGTCGACCGGGATCTCGCGCTGTATGACTCGCGCGTGATTGTCGAGTATCTGGATGAGCGATTCCCGCATCCGCCCATGATGCCGGTCGATCCCGTCTCCCGGGCCCACGCGCGACTGGCGCTCTATCGCGTGGAAACCGACTGGTACACGCTGCTGGATGATCTGGAGACCGGTGAGAAATCGCGCCGCGACAAGGCGCGGACCGCCTTGCGGGACAGCATCAGTGCGGCCGCGGATGTCTTCGCCGCCCGGCCGTTTTTCCTCAGCGAGGAGTTCAGTATGGCCGATGCGTGGATCGCCCCGATCCTCTGGCGGCTCCCGCATTGGGGGGTGAAACTGCCCAAGCAGGCCAGCGCAGTAGAGGCCTACGCGGAGCGGATCTTTGCGCGTGAGGGATTCCGCCGCAGCCTCAGCGAAGCGGAACGTACCCTGCGCTGA
- a CDS encoding ClpXP protease specificity-enhancing factor, with protein MNSSRPYLLRAIYQWIVDNDCTPHLLVNAWAPGVQVPMDYVENDKIVLNVGPAAAHGIELGDEAVTFDARFGGRPMSVIAPIPAVLAIYARENGQGMLFTEDDGSDAEAPDTEAAPADEQPQESSDSGAAKKPNLRVIK; from the coding sequence ATGAACTCCAGTCGACCCTATCTCCTTCGGGCGATCTACCAGTGGATCGTCGACAACGACTGCACCCCGCATCTGCTCGTGAATGCCTGGGCACCTGGCGTTCAGGTTCCGATGGATTATGTCGAGAATGACAAAATCGTTCTGAACGTCGGGCCGGCGGCCGCTCACGGTATCGAACTGGGCGACGAGGCGGTGACGTTCGACGCCCGCTTCGGTGGGCGCCCGATGTCGGTCATCGCGCCGATTCCTGCCGTATTGGCGATTTATGCCCGGGAGAACGGGCAGGGCATGCTCTTCACCGAGGACGATGGCAGTGATGCCGAGGCCCCGGACACCGAAGCCGCGCCCGCCGACGAACAGCCGCAGGAGTCGAGCGATTCCGGGGCGGCGAAGAAACCGAACCTGAGGGTGATCAAGTAG
- a CDS encoding phosphoheptose isomerase, with the protein MDPVERVDNLFEASIETKRTAREQLPATIVAAGEAITRCLLGDGKLLGCGNGGSAGDAMHIAAELVNRFELERPALPAIALTADTPTMTAIANDYDYTQVFARQIQALGSEGDVLLAITTSGRSASIVAAVNAAHDRGLNVIALSGKDGGDVAALLGPSDVEIRVPSDSTARIQEVHLLVIHCLCDMVDRQLFGGTT; encoded by the coding sequence ATGGACCCCGTTGAACGCGTAGACAATCTCTTCGAAGCCAGCATCGAGACCAAGCGCACGGCGCGAGAACAGTTGCCCGCTACGATCGTTGCCGCGGGCGAGGCCATCACGCGATGCCTGCTCGGGGACGGCAAGCTCCTCGGTTGCGGGAATGGCGGTTCCGCCGGGGACGCGATGCATATCGCGGCGGAGCTCGTGAATCGGTTCGAACTCGAGCGCCCCGCGCTGCCGGCGATCGCGCTGACGGCCGATACGCCAACGATGACGGCCATCGCCAACGATTACGATTACACGCAGGTGTTCGCGCGCCAGATTCAGGCGTTGGGGTCCGAGGGCGATGTCCTGCTTGCGATCACGACCAGCGGGCGTTCCGCCAGTATCGTCGCCGCCGTCAACGCTGCACACGACCGCGGCCTCAACGTAATCGCCCTGTCCGGCAAGGATGGCGGCGATGTGGCGGCCCTGCTCGGACCGTCCGATGTCGAGATCCGCGTACCGTCCGACTCCACCGCACGTATCCAGGAGGTCCACCTGCTGGTAATCCACTGCCTGTGCGATATGGTCGATCGGCAGCTGTTCGGCGGGACTACTTGA
- a CDS encoding YraN family protein, with protein MSPRATSRAAVGEAAENLARQRLEAAGLRLRHANFRARRGEIDLVMEARDGQIIFVEVRYRSRRDYGGGVASVDARKRQRLIHAARAYLHCHGLDQRPARFDVVAVDGYDRIQWIEAAFDADSAG; from the coding sequence GTGAGCCCCCGCGCGACCTCGCGCGCCGCGGTGGGCGAGGCCGCGGAAAACCTCGCCCGACAGCGCCTCGAGGCGGCGGGCCTGAGGCTCCGGCATGCGAATTTCCGCGCCCGGCGTGGTGAAATCGATCTCGTCATGGAGGCCCGGGACGGTCAGATCATATTCGTCGAGGTCCGCTATCGCTCGCGGCGCGATTACGGCGGCGGTGTCGCCAGCGTCGACGCCCGCAAACGCCAGCGGCTGATCCATGCCGCCCGCGCCTACCTCCACTGTCACGGACTGGACCAGCGACCCGCGCGTTTCGATGTGGTGGCGGTCGACGGCTACGACCGGATCCAATGGATCGAAGCGGCATTCGACGCGGATAGCGCGGGCTGA
- a CDS encoding penicillin-binding protein activator: protein MRFKALRAVTIPALLLVLIAGCATRPPAGPSAEEQAVEQAQAEARDLLDAGKPLAAVRIYRDLADEAEPEQAQRWRLQIVEALFDAGFPELALEWQRELDARTVPPELETRKAIVDARGAIVQRQGVRALRLLPPVTEDMDDELRARILAVRADAYGITGQPGRALAIRIEREELLSADDAIDANHEAIWSLLQGLPADRLRELGAEEDAPVLNGWAELALAVQRARMGEKPVPTVLDAWREDYAGHPASARFVATLRDRVTEEMTWPRRMALLVPLSGRLANAGQAIRDGLMAAYYDQPDYVERPRIAVYDTGSEGPGVTAAYERAVDAGAEFVIGPLSKDAVAELAGRGPLETPILSLNYLPDNAEKRPQDLYQFGLLPEDEAREAADAAIQNDHFNAVTLVPAGNWGGRMIDGFRSRYETMGGVIVESSRYNSEASDYGRSIQALLNLDSSYARERRLQNTIGRDVRFEPRRRQDIEVIFMAAMPRQARLLEPQLEFHRAGDLPVYATSHVFSGVPDPDSDWDLNGLFFTDLPWILDNLDDPDPLYRSVTEHWPGSRGQYPRLYALGIDAFAVLPHLGRLGENDRAVLNGRTGRLTLDAEQRIHRQPRWATFIKGRPVPVNRPEATPEEEELGEDIRTRAGDS from the coding sequence ATGCGGTTCAAAGCGCTTCGCGCCGTCACAATCCCGGCTCTGCTGCTCGTCCTGATCGCCGGCTGCGCGACCCGCCCTCCGGCGGGGCCGTCGGCCGAGGAACAGGCTGTTGAACAGGCCCAGGCCGAGGCCCGCGACCTGCTCGATGCGGGCAAGCCCCTGGCTGCCGTGCGGATCTATCGCGACCTGGCCGACGAGGCCGAGCCCGAGCAGGCCCAGCGCTGGCGGCTGCAGATCGTCGAGGCTCTGTTCGACGCGGGCTTTCCCGAACTGGCGCTCGAGTGGCAACGCGAACTCGATGCCCGGACGGTCCCCCCGGAACTCGAGACCCGCAAAGCGATCGTCGACGCCCGCGGGGCGATCGTGCAGCGCCAGGGCGTGCGCGCCCTGCGGCTGCTGCCGCCGGTCACCGAGGACATGGACGACGAATTGCGGGCGCGCATCCTCGCGGTACGGGCGGATGCCTACGGCATCACCGGACAACCGGGGCGGGCGCTGGCCATCCGCATCGAGCGCGAAGAACTGCTCTCCGCGGATGACGCCATCGACGCGAACCACGAGGCGATCTGGTCCCTGCTCCAGGGACTGCCGGCCGACCGCCTGCGAGAGCTGGGCGCAGAAGAGGATGCGCCCGTGCTCAACGGCTGGGCGGAACTCGCGCTTGCCGTCCAGCGTGCCCGTATGGGCGAAAAACCGGTGCCGACGGTGCTCGATGCCTGGCGCGAGGACTACGCCGGTCACCCGGCAAGCGCCCGGTTTGTGGCCACCCTTCGTGATCGAGTAACCGAGGAGATGACCTGGCCCCGGCGTATGGCCCTGCTGGTTCCGCTCAGCGGTCGGCTGGCCAATGCCGGTCAGGCGATCCGCGATGGCCTCATGGCGGCGTACTATGACCAGCCCGACTATGTCGAGCGTCCACGGATCGCGGTCTATGACACCGGCTCCGAAGGCCCTGGCGTAACGGCCGCCTACGAGCGCGCGGTCGACGCCGGCGCCGAGTTCGTGATCGGTCCGCTGTCCAAGGACGCGGTCGCGGAGCTCGCCGGGCGCGGGCCACTGGAAACACCGATCCTGAGCCTCAATTACCTGCCGGACAACGCCGAAAAGCGGCCTCAGGATCTCTACCAGTTCGGCCTGCTGCCCGAAGACGAAGCGCGCGAGGCCGCGGATGCCGCCATCCAGAACGATCACTTCAACGCGGTCACGCTCGTTCCGGCGGGCAACTGGGGTGGGCGCATGATCGATGGCTTCCGCTCACGCTACGAAACCATGGGCGGCGTCATCGTCGAGAGCTCGCGCTATAACAGCGAGGCCAGTGATTACGGACGTTCGATTCAGGCCCTGCTGAATCTCGACAGCAGCTACGCGCGTGAACGCCGGCTGCAGAACACCATCGGCAGGGACGTGCGGTTCGAGCCCCGACGCCGACAGGATATCGAGGTGATCTTCATGGCGGCCATGCCCCGCCAGGCGCGCCTGCTCGAGCCGCAGCTCGAGTTCCATCGAGCCGGCGATCTACCAGTCTACGCCACGTCGCACGTTTTCTCGGGCGTACCGGATCCGGACTCCGACTGGGATCTCAATGGCCTGTTCTTCACGGACCTGCCGTGGATTCTCGACAATCTCGACGATCCGGACCCGCTCTACCGGTCGGTCACCGAGCACTGGCCTGGGTCGCGCGGGCAGTATCCAAGGCTCTACGCCCTGGGCATCGATGCATTCGCCGTACTGCCACACCTGGGGCGCCTTGGCGAAAACGACCGGGCCGTTCTGAACGGACGCACCGGTCGGCTCACACTCGACGCCGAGCAGCGTATCCACAGGCAACCGCGCTGGGCGACTTTCATCAAGGGGCGCCCGGTTCCGGTCAATCGACCCGAAGCGACCCCGGAAGAGGAAGAACTCGGCGAGGACATCCGGACGCGGGCCGGCGATTCGTGA
- the rsmI gene encoding 16S rRNA (cytidine(1402)-2'-O)-methyltransferase, with translation MSTSPPSESTHGILYVVATPIGNLADLSERARTLLATADVIAAEDTRHTGRLLATFDSRAELVSLHEHNEQARVPSLVARLQAGASIALVSDAGTPGVSDPGYRFVVAAHEADCRVVPIPGASAVIAALSAAGQPTDRFVFEGFLPSRASARRERLKTLAREERTLVLYESSHRIGAALADLSAVFGAQRPATLARELTKAYETVYRATLGDLAAWVDADPNQRRGEIALVVAGASEAPAGSAGITLADALDALLPELPPARAAAVAARLTGIKRRDAYRAALAHQSGGDEGD, from the coding sequence ATGTCCACGTCCCCGCCCTCCGAATCCACCCATGGAATCCTGTATGTCGTCGCCACGCCGATCGGCAATCTGGCCGACCTGAGCGAGCGCGCCAGGACCTTACTGGCGACCGCGGATGTCATCGCGGCAGAGGATACCCGGCACACGGGGCGTCTGCTGGCCACCTTTGATAGCCGGGCCGAGCTCGTGTCACTGCATGAGCACAACGAGCAGGCGCGGGTTCCGAGCCTCGTCGCCCGCCTACAGGCGGGTGCGTCGATCGCGCTGGTCAGCGACGCGGGTACACCCGGTGTCAGCGATCCAGGTTATCGCTTTGTGGTGGCTGCGCATGAGGCGGATTGCCGCGTGGTACCGATCCCCGGGGCCTCGGCGGTAATCGCGGCATTGTCGGCCGCCGGCCAGCCGACCGATCGGTTCGTGTTCGAGGGGTTCCTGCCGTCCCGCGCGAGTGCGCGTCGGGAGCGACTGAAGACGCTCGCGCGCGAGGAGCGGACCCTCGTGCTGTACGAGTCCTCGCATCGAATCGGGGCGGCGCTGGCGGATCTGTCGGCGGTATTCGGGGCGCAGCGGCCGGCGACCCTGGCGCGGGAGCTCACGAAAGCCTACGAAACGGTGTATCGGGCCACACTGGGCGATCTGGCGGCATGGGTCGATGCCGATCCGAATCAGCGCCGTGGCGAAATCGCCCTCGTGGTCGCGGGGGCCAGCGAGGCGCCGGCCGGGTCCGCCGGCATCACGCTTGCGGATGCACTGGATGCCCTCCTGCCGGAATTGCCGCCGGCGCGAGCGGCGGCGGTGGCCGCCCGCCTGACCGGAATCAAGCGTCGCGATGCGTACCGGGCGGCGTTGGCCCACCAAAGCGGGGGCGATGAGGGCGATTGA
- the mraZ gene encoding division/cell wall cluster transcriptional repressor MraZ produces MFRGVTNLSLDTKGRMAVPARYRERLQAESDGRVVITVDRDGCLLLYPMREWEAIERELVRLPSLNKQARRLQRLLIGHATECEFDGQGRILVPGPLREFAGIDRRVVLIGQGNKFELWDEQTWNERRAAWLAADDDEEGLELPEALESLSI; encoded by the coding sequence GTGTTTCGAGGCGTCACCAATCTCAGTCTGGATACCAAGGGCCGCATGGCGGTCCCTGCGCGCTATCGCGAGCGCCTCCAGGCCGAGTCGGATGGTCGCGTCGTCATCACGGTGGACCGTGACGGCTGCCTGCTGCTGTACCCGATGCGCGAATGGGAGGCGATCGAGCGCGAACTCGTGCGCCTGCCCAGTCTCAACAAGCAGGCCCGGCGCCTGCAGCGCCTGTTGATCGGCCACGCGACGGAATGCGAATTCGACGGTCAGGGCCGGATTCTCGTGCCGGGGCCGCTGCGCGAGTTCGCCGGCATCGATCGGCGGGTCGTGTTGATCGGTCAGGGCAACAAATTCGAGCTCTGGGACGAGCAGACCTGGAATGAGCGTCGCGCGGCCTGGCTGGCCGCCGACGATGACGAGGAGGGGCTCGAGCTGCCGGAAGCGCTCGAGTCCCTGTCGATCTGA
- the rsmH gene encoding 16S rRNA (cytosine(1402)-N(4))-methyltransferase RsmH — MTRRGSSCRKRSSPCRSDRVAEPSDHRPVLLEEVLTGLAIRPEGAYVDATFGRGGHAAAILERLGREGRLLAVDRDPDAVTAAADRFGDDPRFRVAQGDFAMLRAIAGNNAPANGYDGILLDLGVSSPQLDRPERGFSFRHDGPLDMRMDTTAGETAAEWLARVEVGELEQIIRTLGEERFARRIARAIEAARVEQPIETTARLAAIVDAAVPRRERDKHPATRTFQAIRMAVNAELEALDAALEAAPDLLAPGGRLAVISFHSLEDRRVKRFIRSAAGERPAAVRDSRGRLPPIETERPEVRLRPVGKPVTPGDEEARRNPRARSARLRIAERPA, encoded by the coding sequence ATGACGAGGAGGGGCTCGAGCTGCCGGAAGCGCTCGAGTCCCTGTCGATCTGACCGGGTGGCGGAGCCATCCGATCACCGGCCGGTACTCCTGGAGGAAGTACTGACCGGGTTGGCGATACGTCCGGAAGGGGCGTACGTCGACGCGACGTTCGGACGCGGCGGTCATGCCGCCGCGATCCTCGAGCGCCTCGGCAGGGAGGGTCGATTGCTGGCGGTGGATCGCGATCCGGATGCGGTCACCGCCGCCGCGGACCGATTCGGTGATGATCCGCGGTTTCGGGTAGCGCAGGGAGATTTCGCCATGCTGCGCGCGATCGCAGGCAACAATGCGCCGGCCAACGGCTACGACGGGATCCTGCTGGATCTGGGCGTGTCGTCTCCGCAACTGGACCGGCCCGAGCGGGGGTTCAGTTTCCGCCACGACGGTCCACTCGACATGCGCATGGACACGACCGCCGGTGAAACGGCGGCCGAGTGGCTGGCCCGGGTAGAGGTGGGCGAGCTTGAGCAGATCATCCGGACGCTCGGTGAAGAACGGTTCGCGCGCCGGATCGCGCGGGCGATCGAGGCCGCCCGGGTTGAACAGCCGATCGAGACCACTGCCCGGCTCGCCGCGATTGTCGATGCGGCCGTGCCGCGCCGGGAGCGTGACAAGCACCCGGCTACCCGAACCTTCCAGGCCATCCGCATGGCCGTCAATGCCGAGCTCGAAGCGCTCGACGCGGCCCTCGAGGCGGCGCCGGACCTGCTGGCCCCTGGCGGGCGGCTCGCCGTGATCAGTTTCCACTCACTCGAGGATCGCCGGGTGAAACGCTTCATCCGCTCGGCCGCGGGCGAGCGGCCGGCGGCTGTGCGCGATAGCCGCGGTCGCCTGCCGCCGATCGAGACCGAACGGCCGGAAGTGCGGCTGCGCCCGGTCGGGAAGCCGGTCACACCCGGGGATGAGGAAGCTCGGCGCAATCCGCGCGCTCGGAGCGCCCGCCTGCGAATCGCGGAGCGGCCGGCATGA
- the ftsL gene encoding cell division protein FtsL, translating to MNGQHAIALGLTLGVTASALAVVYSQHQSRALFVELQRLEQEQAELDTQWGRLELEQSTWATHGRIERLAREQLGMRLPDFEREEIVVLQ from the coding sequence ATGAACGGCCAACACGCCATCGCGCTGGGGCTGACGCTGGGCGTGACGGCGAGCGCGCTCGCCGTCGTCTACAGCCAGCATCAGTCGCGCGCGCTGTTCGTGGAACTGCAGCGCCTCGAGCAGGAGCAGGCGGAACTGGATACCCAGTGGGGGCGGCTCGAGCTGGAGCAGAGCACCTGGGCGACACACGGGCGCATCGAGCGCCTGGCGCGGGAGCAGCTCGGTATGCGGCTGCCCGATTTTGAGCGCGAGGAGATCGTGGTTCTGCAATGA
- a CDS encoding peptidoglycan D,D-transpeptidase FtsI family protein: MKRTAANTASNWRRHVVTAACVLAGVVLVIRAFDLQVVRRDFLQGQGDVRHVRTVPVPAHRGMLVDRNGEPLAISTPVWSVWADPAPLLEHRDRWGALATALDMPVQVLAERVGARADREFVWLRRHMRPERAEAVAELDVPGVGRRREYERYYPTGEVSGHVLGFTDVDDRGQEGLELAYDDWLSGRPGRKRVVQDRLGHVIEDLELLRPAEHGRDLRVSLDRRLQYLAYRELKAAVSRSGAKAGSLVMLDVHTGEVLAMVNQPAFNPNPSGDRSGASVRNRAVTDVFEPGSTMKALTIAAALETGRFDPDTRIQTAPGTLRVSGHSISDYKNLGELDVSGVIRMSSNVGATRIAMSLEPETLWRTYARFGLGTDTGSGFPGEASGKLMPARSWGPVEQATMSFGYGLSVTPLQLTRAYAAIAADGVLPPVHFRAVPGRDAVADERRRVLSPQTARELQGMLQSVVDAGTGQRASISGYRVAGKTGTVHKVSADGYARDRYRALFAGFAPASDPRLAAVVVLDEPQGEKHYGGQVAAPVFGQVMAGALRLLDIHPDGGASPMLARRGGDS; the protein is encoded by the coding sequence ATGAAACGCACAGCGGCCAATACGGCATCCAACTGGCGGCGCCACGTCGTCACGGCTGCCTGTGTGCTCGCCGGTGTCGTGCTGGTCATCCGGGCGTTCGATCTGCAGGTCGTGCGCCGGGATTTCCTGCAGGGACAGGGCGACGTGCGCCATGTGCGTACGGTCCCGGTTCCCGCCCACCGCGGGATGCTGGTCGACCGCAACGGCGAGCCGCTCGCCATCAGCACGCCGGTGTGGTCGGTGTGGGCCGACCCGGCGCCCTTGTTGGAGCACCGCGACCGCTGGGGGGCGCTGGCGACCGCCCTGGATATGCCGGTACAGGTACTCGCCGAGCGGGTCGGCGCGAGGGCCGACCGCGAATTCGTCTGGCTGCGGCGCCACATGCGCCCCGAGCGGGCGGAAGCGGTCGCCGAACTCGACGTGCCTGGCGTAGGGCGCCGCCGCGAGTATGAACGCTACTACCCGACCGGCGAGGTTTCCGGACATGTGCTCGGTTTCACAGACGTGGATGATCGTGGCCAGGAAGGTCTCGAACTGGCGTACGATGACTGGCTGTCCGGCCGCCCGGGTCGTAAACGCGTCGTCCAGGATCGGCTCGGCCATGTGATCGAGGACCTTGAACTCCTGCGCCCCGCCGAACACGGCCGGGATCTGCGGGTCAGTCTCGATCGCCGCCTGCAGTATCTCGCGTACCGTGAACTCAAAGCGGCGGTCTCCCGTTCCGGCGCCAAGGCCGGCTCACTCGTGATGCTCGACGTCCACACCGGTGAAGTGCTGGCGATGGTCAACCAGCCCGCGTTCAATCCCAATCCTTCCGGTGACCGGTCGGGCGCCAGTGTGCGGAACCGGGCCGTTACCGACGTGTTCGAGCCCGGCTCGACCATGAAGGCCCTGACCATCGCCGCCGCCCTCGAGACTGGCCGGTTCGATCCTGACACCCGTATCCAGACCGCGCCGGGGACTCTGCGCGTCAGCGGCCACAGCATCTCCGACTACAAAAACCTCGGCGAGCTCGATGTCAGTGGCGTGATCCGCATGTCGAGCAACGTCGGTGCGACCCGCATCGCCATGTCCCTCGAGCCCGAGACGCTGTGGCGCACCTACGCGCGGTTCGGGCTGGGCACGGATACCGGCAGCGGCTTTCCCGGTGAGGCGAGCGGCAAGCTGATGCCGGCCCGATCATGGGGGCCGGTGGAGCAGGCGACGATGTCGTTCGGCTACGGTCTGTCGGTAACGCCGTTACAGTTGACGCGGGCGTACGCGGCGATCGCCGCCGATGGGGTGCTCCCGCCGGTCCATTTCCGGGCCGTGCCGGGTCGCGACGCCGTTGCCGACGAACGCCGGCGCGTGCTGAGTCCGCAGACGGCGCGCGAACTCCAGGGCATGCTGCAGTCCGTCGTCGATGCCGGTACCGGGCAACGCGCGTCGATCTCCGGTTACCGCGTCGCGGGCAAGACCGGGACCGTTCACAAGGTGTCCGCCGACGGCTACGCCCGCGATCGCTATCGCGCCCTGTTCGCCGGTTTCGCGCCGGCAAGCGATCCGCGCCTGGCGGCCGTGGTCGTGCTCGACGAGCCCCAGGGCGAGAAGCACTACGGTGGCCAGGTCGCGGCACCGGTATTCGGCCAGGTGATGGCCGGGGCGTTGCGGCTTCTCGATATCCACCCGGATGGCGGCGCCAGCCCCATGCTCGCGCGGCGTGGAGGCGACTCATGA